From a region of the bacterium HR17 genome:
- the dxr gene encoding 1-deoxy-D-xylulose 5-phosphate reductoisomerase, whose protein sequence is MHGISVIGATGSIGRQTLEVIAHHADKLRVVALAAGRDAEALRQLCLHWRPKLAALMDDRAAEALRGRVGCPVRAGMDGLTEVATHPDADTVVIAIPTAKALPPTLAALQAGKRVALATKEVLVAGGHLVTRQLQQGGELLPIDSEHSALFQCLQGENVAAVQRLWLTASGGPFRTKSLQELRHTTVEDALAHPTWRMGAKVTVDSATLMNKGLEIIEAHWLFGVPVERIGVVIHPQSIVHSLVEFVDGAVKAQLSVPDMRLPIQYALLYPDRLPSLTPSLDLTAIGTLTFEPPDEGRFPCLRLARYAAQTGGTMPAVLNAANEIAVQAFLQRRIGFLDIPAVIAATMERHEPVAAPDLGALWQVDEWARATAEQVARQLASR, encoded by the coding sequence ATGCATGGGATCAGTGTTATCGGCGCGACAGGCTCCATCGGGCGGCAAACGCTGGAGGTCATTGCCCACCACGCCGACAAGTTGCGCGTCGTAGCGCTGGCGGCGGGGCGGGACGCAGAGGCACTGCGGCAATTGTGCCTGCATTGGCGCCCGAAATTGGCAGCGCTGATGGACGACCGCGCGGCGGAAGCGCTGCGCGGGCGTGTGGGTTGCCCCGTCCGTGCAGGCATGGACGGCTTGACCGAAGTCGCCACGCACCCTGACGCTGACACCGTCGTCATCGCCATCCCGACCGCTAAAGCGCTGCCACCGACTTTAGCCGCATTGCAAGCGGGCAAGCGCGTCGCGTTGGCGACAAAAGAGGTGCTCGTCGCCGGCGGGCATTTGGTCACGCGCCAATTGCAACAGGGCGGTGAACTGCTGCCCATTGACAGCGAGCACAGTGCGCTATTCCAATGTTTGCAAGGCGAAAATGTCGCGGCGGTGCAGCGTTTATGGCTGACCGCATCGGGTGGACCGTTCCGCACCAAATCGCTACAGGAACTGCGCCACACCACCGTTGAAGACGCATTAGCCCACCCGACTTGGCGCATGGGCGCAAAGGTAACGGTTGACTCGGCGACCCTGATGAACAAGGGTTTGGAAATCATTGAAGCCCACTGGCTGTTTGGTGTCCCGGTTGAGCGCATCGGGGTCGTCATTCACCCGCAAAGCATCGTCCACTCGTTGGTGGAGTTTGTGGACGGCGCGGTCAAGGCGCAGCTTTCGGTGCCCGACATGCGCTTGCCTATTCAGTATGCCCTGTTGTATCCCGACCGTTTACCGTCCCTCACGCCGTCGCTGGATTTGACAGCGATCGGCACGCTGACTTTTGAGCCACCCGATGAAGGGCGCTTCCCGTGTTTGCGCCTTGCCCGTTACGCGGCACAAACTGGCGGGACGATGCCAGCGGTGCTCAATGCAGCCAACGAAATCGCTGTGCAGGCGTTTTTGCAGCGCCGCATCGGCTTTCTGGACATCCCCGCTGTCATCGCCGCGACGATGGAGCGGCATGAACCCGTCGCCGCCCCTGATTTGGGCGCCCTTTGGCAAGTGGACGAATGGGCGCGGGCGACGGCGGAGCAAGTGGCGCGCCAGTTGGCAAGTCGTTAA
- the mdtH gene encoding Multidrug resistance protein MdtH → MAAATRQRLPKTVVTLGIVSLLNDASSEMIYPLLPFFLREQLKASVAFVGLVEGVAETTASLLKLFSGWLADRVGHHKALTVCGYAVAGLTRPLMAAATAAWQVLALRFIDRFGKGIRTAPRDALLANASDASVRGYAFGFHRAMDHLGAVVGPLLASGVLLCAPGNYRLAFALAAVPALMALAVLWWGVREATTPPSRAALRLGDVLAWRTFDPRLRWYLLAVGLFTLSNSSDAFLLLRAKACGVAESAIPLLWTWLHIVKSGTATLGGRLSDRIGRVRAIALGWFIYAVVYAGFAFANTAWQVWALFTVYGLYFGLTEGAERALVADLSAPDQRGRGYGAFHFVVGVGMLPASVLFGVLWQQWGAKVAFLFGAALALTAMGVLKASVARR, encoded by the coding sequence ATGGCGGCTGCGACTCGGCAGCGGTTGCCTAAAACGGTCGTTACGCTGGGCATTGTCAGTTTGCTCAACGACGCCAGCAGCGAGATGATTTACCCGCTGCTGCCCTTTTTCCTCCGAGAGCAGTTGAAGGCGTCGGTGGCGTTCGTCGGGTTGGTGGAAGGCGTCGCGGAGACAACGGCGAGTTTGCTCAAACTGTTTTCGGGGTGGCTGGCGGACCGCGTCGGTCACCACAAGGCTTTGACCGTTTGTGGCTACGCGGTGGCAGGGCTGACACGCCCGCTGATGGCAGCGGCAACAGCGGCGTGGCAAGTGCTGGCGCTGCGGTTCATTGACCGCTTCGGTAAAGGTATTCGCACTGCACCTCGCGACGCCTTGCTGGCAAACGCTAGCGACGCCAGCGTGCGGGGTTACGCTTTCGGGTTTCACCGGGCGATGGATCATTTGGGTGCCGTCGTCGGACCCCTGTTGGCGTCAGGCGTGCTGCTCTGTGCGCCGGGCAATTACCGGCTGGCGTTTGCGTTGGCAGCGGTGCCGGCGCTCATGGCGCTGGCAGTTTTGTGGTGGGGGGTGCGAGAAGCCACGACGCCACCGTCCCGAGCGGCGCTGCGGCTGGGCGATGTGCTGGCGTGGCGCACCTTTGACCCCCGGCTGCGGTGGTATCTGCTGGCAGTGGGGTTATTCACGCTGAGCAACTCCAGTGATGCCTTCTTGCTGCTGCGGGCGAAAGCCTGCGGCGTTGCCGAAAGCGCCATTCCGCTGTTGTGGACATGGCTGCACATCGTCAAGAGCGGGACAGCGACACTTGGTGGGCGATTGTCCGACCGCATCGGGCGGGTGCGCGCTATCGCGTTGGGATGGTTCATTTACGCCGTCGTTTACGCAGGCTTTGCTTTCGCGAACACGGCGTGGCAAGTGTGGGCGCTGTTCACGGTTTACGGGCTTTATTTCGGCTTGACGGAAGGGGCGGAGCGGGCTCTTGTCGCTGACCTCTCCGCTCCCGACCAGCGGGGGCGGGGTTACGGGGCTTTTCACTTCGTCGTCGGCGTCGGGATGCTGCCTGCCAGCGTGCTGTTCGGCGTCCTCTGGCAACAGTGGGGTGCCAAAGTGGCGTTTTTGTTTGGAGCGGCTTTGGCTCTGACAGCGATGGGTGTGTTGAAAGCCTCCGTCGCACGGCGTTGA
- the argB gene encoding Acetylglutamate kinase — protein MQQKGARATVSVNAELRERAAVLVEALPYIRQFYGKTFVVKYGGKAMVDDELKRSVVQDIVLLRYVGIVPIVVHGGGPEITELMQRLGKEPQFVRGLRVTDAETAEIAEMVLAGKVNKELVDLINRAGGLAVGLGGKDANLLKARKLAPERTGGVDLGFVGEVEAVNPSILHLLANEGYIPVVSSTSADDDGNTLNLNADHVAGKIAAALRCIKLIFLTDVDGIYRDPGDPTTLISTLTASEARELLRAGIIERGMVPKVEACLEALAGGVPHTHIINGAVPHALLMEIFTDKGIGTMIVAD, from the coding sequence ATGCAGCAAAAGGGGGCACGAGCAACCGTGTCGGTCAACGCCGAATTGCGCGAACGGGCTGCCGTGCTTGTAGAAGCGTTGCCCTATATCCGCCAATTTTACGGCAAAACCTTCGTCGTCAAGTATGGCGGTAAGGCGATGGTGGACGATGAACTGAAACGGAGCGTCGTCCAAGATATCGTGCTGCTGCGCTATGTCGGCATCGTGCCCATCGTGGTGCATGGAGGCGGACCCGAAATCACCGAGTTGATGCAGCGGTTGGGCAAGGAACCCCAGTTCGTGCGGGGCTTGCGCGTCACTGACGCAGAAACGGCGGAAATCGCTGAAATGGTGCTGGCGGGTAAGGTCAACAAGGAGTTGGTGGACCTGATCAACCGCGCCGGTGGGTTGGCGGTGGGCTTAGGGGGGAAAGACGCTAACTTGCTCAAAGCGCGCAAGTTGGCGCCCGAACGGACAGGCGGCGTGGATTTGGGCTTTGTCGGCGAGGTGGAAGCCGTCAACCCGTCCATCCTGCATTTGCTTGCCAACGAGGGTTACATCCCCGTCGTCAGTTCCACCAGCGCCGATGACGACGGCAACACGCTCAACCTGAACGCCGACCATGTGGCGGGAAAAATCGCGGCGGCGCTGCGGTGCATCAAACTCATTTTCCTGACCGATGTGGACGGAATCTACCGCGATCCGGGCGACCCGACGACGCTGATTTCCACCCTAACAGCCTCTGAGGCGCGGGAACTGCTGCGGGCGGGCATCATAGAGCGGGGCATGGTGCCGAAGGTGGAAGCCTGTTTGGAAGCGCTGGCGGGAGGTGTCCCCCACACCCACATTATCAACGGTGCTGTCCCCCACGCCTTGCTCATGGAAATCTTCACCGATAAGGGCATCGGGACAATGATCGTCGCAGATTGA
- the dnaK2 gene encoding Chaperone protein dnaK2 — protein MPRAVGIDLGTTNSVIAVMEADGSVKVIPNAEGSNLTPSVVAFTKDGQRLVGIPAKRQALLNPENTVYSIKRFIGRTYTATEVERRRVPYKVVPGPNDIPMVEIPALGNKRFTPEEISAFVLQKLKQDAEAYLGEEVKQAVITVPAYFDSAQRTATKNAGEIAGLEVLRIIPEPTAAALAYGFDKKKEGLILVWDLGGGTFDVSLLEIGEGVFEVKATAGDSHLGGDDWDERLMNYLADIFANEHGIDLRKDRQALQRLKEAAEKAKIELSSMLETEVNLPFISFHPDKGPLHLNVRITRAKFEELTRDLLERCERPFKQAIQDAGVKLSQIEEVILVGGATRMPMVQELVRKLTGKEPHKGVNPDEVVAVGAAIQAAVLTGKTKDIVLLDVTPLSLGVETLGGVMTVLIPRNTTIPTRKSEIFTTAVDGQTTVEIHVLQGERPLAKDNRSLGKFYLTGIPPAPRGVPQIEVTFDIDSNGILHVTAKDLATGREQSIVIKDSTNLPREEIDRMVREAEMFAEQDRKMRELAETRNEADALIYSAEKTLREHGDRIGASDKSAIEAAINDLREKMKGDDVAALRAGIERLKEAMFRVSERLYRATAQTAEGDGGTTRREATTGGEVIDADYKPAE, from the coding sequence ATGCCCCGGGCTGTAGGGATTGATTTGGGCACAACCAACTCGGTCATTGCGGTCATGGAGGCGGACGGGAGCGTCAAGGTCATCCCAAACGCGGAGGGTTCTAACTTGACGCCCAGCGTCGTCGCGTTCACGAAGGACGGGCAACGCTTGGTGGGCATCCCTGCCAAGCGGCAAGCCCTGCTCAACCCGGAAAACACCGTCTACTCCATCAAGCGTTTCATCGGGCGCACTTACACGGCGACGGAAGTGGAGCGGCGACGCGTGCCTTACAAAGTTGTGCCTGGTCCGAACGACATACCGATGGTGGAAATCCCCGCTTTGGGCAACAAGCGCTTTACGCCCGAAGAGATTTCGGCGTTCGTCCTGCAGAAACTCAAGCAGGACGCCGAAGCCTACTTGGGCGAGGAGGTCAAACAGGCAGTCATCACGGTGCCCGCTTACTTTGACAGCGCCCAACGGACGGCGACCAAAAACGCCGGCGAAATTGCGGGCTTAGAAGTCCTGCGCATCATCCCCGAACCGACAGCCGCAGCCCTCGCTTACGGCTTTGACAAGAAGAAGGAAGGGCTCATCTTGGTCTGGGACTTGGGCGGTGGGACTTTTGATGTGTCCCTCTTGGAGATCGGTGAAGGGGTCTTTGAGGTCAAGGCGACCGCCGGTGACAGCCACTTGGGCGGCGACGATTGGGACGAGCGCTTGATGAACTACCTTGCGGACATCTTCGCCAACGAGCACGGCATTGACCTGCGCAAGGACCGCCAAGCGCTTCAGCGGCTCAAGGAAGCCGCTGAGAAGGCGAAGATTGAACTGTCGTCCATGCTTGAAACTGAGGTCAACTTGCCCTTCATCAGTTTCCATCCCGACAAAGGTCCGCTGCACTTGAATGTCCGCATCACCCGCGCCAAATTTGAGGAACTGACCCGTGACTTGTTGGAGCGGTGTGAGCGCCCGTTCAAGCAAGCCATCCAAGATGCGGGTGTCAAGTTGTCGCAAATTGAGGAAGTCATCTTGGTCGGTGGCGCAACACGCATGCCGATGGTTCAGGAACTTGTCCGCAAGTTGACGGGCAAAGAGCCCCACAAAGGCGTCAACCCTGATGAAGTCGTTGCCGTCGGCGCTGCTATCCAAGCCGCCGTCTTGACAGGAAAGACCAAGGACATTGTGCTGTTGGATGTGACGCCACTGTCGCTGGGCGTTGAAACACTGGGAGGCGTCATGACAGTTCTCATCCCGCGCAACACGACCATCCCGACCCGCAAGAGCGAAATCTTCACGACCGCTGTGGACGGGCAAACGACCGTTGAAATTCATGTCTTGCAGGGCGAACGACCTTTGGCGAAGGACAACCGCAGTTTGGGCAAATTCTACTTGACGGGAATCCCACCCGCACCGCGCGGCGTCCCGCAAATTGAGGTCACTTTTGACATCGACTCCAACGGCATCTTGCATGTGACGGCAAAAGACTTGGCGACGGGGCGCGAGCAATCCATCGTCATCAAAGACTCCACCAACCTGCCCCGCGAAGAGATTGACCGCATGGTGCGGGAAGCCGAAATGTTTGCCGAGCAAGACCGCAAGATGCGGGAACTGGCGGAAACCCGCAACGAAGCCGATGCGCTCATCTACTCGGCAGAAAAAACCTTGCGGGAGCACGGCGACCGCATCGGTGCGTCTGATAAATCGGCGATTGAGGCGGCGATCAATGACCTGCGGGAGAAGATGAAGGGTGACGATGTCGCCGCTCTCCGTGCAGGCATCGAGCGGTTGAAGGAAGCGATGTTCCGCGTCTCCGAACGACTGTATCGGGCAACGGCACAGACGGCGGAAGGCGATGGCGGCACAACGCGCCGTGAGGCGACAACAGGTGGTGAGGTCATTGACGCCGACTACAAACCCGCCGAGTGA